The sequence AGATCCTGATCGAATCAACCGCCGCGAAACAAACTCGCGTCACGATTCGTGAAAAATTCCAATACGATGGCTTCTTTGCCGGCGCGAAAGCTTTGGCGGCGCGTTATGGATCGGGAAAAATCAACGAAAACAGTTTATCCAATCTGAAAAAAATTTGTGAGGCGCCGGAAAAATAATGGCCCTCGAATATTTTGATATACAATCTCCCCGATTAAAAATCGGCAGTATGGACTACGCCGAGTTGATCAGACAATTCAGTTCCCCTCTCTACGTTTACGACGCCGGAATTCTAAAAACAAAATACCGGAAATTGCGCAGTGCCATGCCCGCGCACATTGATATTTTCTACGCTGTCAAAAGTAATCCCAATCTCAGCGTTATCCGAACGTTTGCCGAATCTGGCGCAGGATGCGATGTAGCATCGTACGGAGAGTTACTGGCTATGCAACGGCTCCATATTGCTCCACAAAAAATTATTTTTACCGGTCCAGGCAAAACCGAACGCGAAATCGAATTCGCCATGAACATAGGTGTTATGGCGTTTAACTGTGAATCGGACAACGAAATTGTTCGCATTGAATCGATCGCACAACGATTAAACAAAAAAATTAAAATCGGAATTCGTGTTAATACCGATTTTGCCATTAAAGAAACTATCAACATTATTGGCGGCACGGAAGCCAAAAAATTTGGCATCGATGAAAATAAAGTTGTTGATGTCATTCGCCGCCATCGCAAAAATCCGTACGTCGAATTTATTGGATTTCATATTTTCAATGCGTCACAGGTTTTGGATTATCGTGAACTTTCACGCAATACGGAAAATATCCTGCGCATGGCCAAACACGTTGTCAACGAAACCGGAATTAATTTGCAATACATCGACATTGGCGGCGGTCTTGGCATTCCTTACGCGCTAAACGAATCGGAATTGGATGTCAATGCTTTGGGAAAAGCATTGTCGGATTTACATTCGCAATATTGTCAAACACCTGAATTAGTTTCAGCACGATGGATCCTCGAACCCGGACGCTACCTTTCAGGCGAATCCGGCGTTTTACTGGCAACCGTGACCGACGTAAAAGAATCCCGCGGCCAACATTTTATTATTACCGATGCTGGCATTCATCATTTCTTGCGACCAGCACTCATCCATCAAAATCATCCGGTTTTTATCGCCAATAAATTAGATCAAAAGGCGGAATATTCGTATCGCGTTGAGGGGCCTTTATGTACGACTCTTGATTGCATGGCTAGCGATGTGATGCTGCCAAAAGCTGAAATCGGCGATACGATTGCTTTTTTCAATGCCGGAGCTTACGGATATTCCGAATCGATGCCTTTTTTTCTTAGTCACGCCATTCCGGCCGAAGTAATGGTGCAAGACGGACATACCAAACTCATTCGGCGACGTATTGAACCCGATGAATATTTGAATTATTGTATTGAATAAAATTATCATTTATTTCCATAAACAATTAAATATAAGGATACGGATTCATGGCTGA is a genomic window of bacterium containing:
- the lysA gene encoding diaminopimelate decarboxylase yields the protein MALEYFDIQSPRLKIGSMDYAELIRQFSSPLYVYDAGILKTKYRKLRSAMPAHIDIFYAVKSNPNLSVIRTFAESGAGCDVASYGELLAMQRLHIAPQKIIFTGPGKTEREIEFAMNIGVMAFNCESDNEIVRIESIAQRLNKKIKIGIRVNTDFAIKETINIIGGTEAKKFGIDENKVVDVIRRHRKNPYVEFIGFHIFNASQVLDYRELSRNTENILRMAKHVVNETGINLQYIDIGGGLGIPYALNESELDVNALGKALSDLHSQYCQTPELVSARWILEPGRYLSGESGVLLATVTDVKESRGQHFIITDAGIHHFLRPALIHQNHPVFIANKLDQKAEYSYRVEGPLCTTLDCMASDVMLPKAEIGDTIAFFNAGAYGYSESMPFFLSHAIPAEVMVQDGHTKLIRRRIEPDEYLNYCIE